The genomic segment GAAAATATTCTAAAAGCTTCTCCAAAATTAACCAGCGCCGCTTTTGTCTTTTTTGCTACGGCTGTAACTTTAGGACGCTTGTTTGGAGATTATGGTGTAATGAAATTAGGTACTAAAAAAATCCTTCTTTACAGCGGAATTTTAATAACGATTGGTTTCGCTATTTGCTTTCTGATTCCGTATGCTTATCCAACGATTTTCGGTTATATGCTGATTGGGTTTGGAGTTTCCTGTGTTGTTCCGCTTGTGTTTAGTATTGCTGGAAGATCATCGAAATTAAGCAGCGGTTCTGCCTTAACTTCTATATCAACAATTGGTTATCTGGGATTTTTATTGGTTCCGCCAATGGTTGGTTTTATCTCTGAATACCTAAGCATGAGATGGGCTTTTTTAATTATGGCGCTTTTAGGGATTTTAATGATTTTTATGGTGAATAAAATCGGGGAGAAGGAGTAGTTTTTTTAAAGATGCTAAGATGCTGAGATTCTGAGGTACTAAGGTTATTTATTGGCTTTTATATTTGCTTTGATCCATCTTTGCGTAAACCGGATTAAAATCCGGCCCTACAAAATTTTTCGAACCTACGGTTCTATTTTTTTATTTTTTCGTTTCCAACTCTGATGTTGACATTAGAGATTCTGTAGCTATTATTTTTATTATATTTTAATTTCTTTCTTGATATTGATTTTGAATAAGTCTATTCGTCCATTTTGAAAAGAAAATGACAAGACCAATAATCAATAACAACGAGCCGTTTAGTATAAATATAGTCTGATAATCATCTATAAATCGGTCGACTGATAAAAATGATTTAGAATACTTCCAGCTTAAAATATCAAATCTGTATAAAATATAACTTATAAGTAAAACAACAAAACTATTTAGTATAGACCATTTTTTCACTATCGAAATTGTAATGGATAGTATGAATGCAAGCAAAATTCCTAGTAAGCAAGCTACATGAGGCCAAAAAGTAAATAGGGCAATTTCTTGTACACTTACATTATATTTTTCGTGATTGTGTGCAAAGTTCTCAACACCATAAGTTTCTGTCAGTTCAATTATTCTTGCATTGTGAAGCCAAGCAAAAGACTGAAAAGAGAATGTTAAAAAGTAGGTTACTATTAAATGAAAAATTATCTGGATATAATTTATTTTCTGCTTCATTGAATTACTTCTTCGTCATTACAAACTTCTCAGAACTTTGTTTTCCGTTTAATTTCCCGGAAATTTCAGCGATTAAAGTATTGTTTGTTCCTTTTGTATAGGTGATTTTTTGAGGATAATCGTGTTTTGCGTTTTCAAAAACCAATTGCTTGTCAGTTTCTGCAGTTGAAGGAAATGCAACCGCTTTATCTTCATTTTGTCCTTTTACGGTTGCAAAATAAGTTAAAGTTTCTCCTTTTTGTGCCAAAACAATAGTTTCAAAATGCAGTGTATCTTTTCCTTTTATAAAATAAGAATACGCATTGAACGTACTGTCGTTTAGTTTCTCCCAGTTTTCTGTCAAAATACCGTCTGGAGATTCGTTTTGCCAGTTTCCGATAAGCCAGTCGGCTAATTTGATTTTATCTTTTTCTACAGATTCTTTTTTCTGGCAGGAAACAACAGCTAATACAAGTGCTAAAAGAGTAATTTTTTGAAACATAATTTATAGGTTTTGGTTGCACTAAAGTATGAAAAAAAAGTTTGCCACAGATTAAAAGGATTAAAAGGATTTTGTTTCACGCAGATCTAAAAAGATTTAAGCAGATGTTCGCAGATTTTTTAATTTTCATCTAAAATTAATCTGCCAAAATCTGCTAAATCTGCGTGAAAAATAAATTTGTAAAAATTTCAGACAGAAGGGAAATCCATTTAATCCTTTTAATCTGTGGCAAAAAATTAAACGCTTTTTTCTAAAATCTCGTAAACCAATTCTTTCGTAGGTTTTAGATCTTTTAGCTGATTACGTACTTCATCAAAAGTGACTTTAAAATCACAGCCTGATTTGTATTCTGAACAGCCATAAGCCGTTTTTCCTTTTAAGATAGTTCCTTTTTTACATTTCGGGCATACTAATGAATTAGATTTTTCTTTTGGTTCTGCCTTTTTATCGGTTTTCTTTGGCTCTAATTTCAGTTTGTAATTTTCTTCAAAACGAATTAAACCTTCAACGGTTCCAGATTCGGTTTTGAAACCTTTTATATTAACTGTTGAACCTTTTTGAAGCAAACGTAAATACTGACTTTCTGTAATTTTTTTATCCGCAAAAACAAAAGGCAGAACAAAATCGCATCCTGATTTATATTCGCTGCATCCAAAAGCCGATTTCCCTTTTATCAGGTTTCCTTTTTGACATTTTGGGCAGGTTTCTGCGGAAATTCCGTCGGCTTTCTTTTTTTCAGTTTTTGCAACTGGTTTTTGAATTGTTGCTGCATGCGAAATGTTAGCGTGTCTGGTTTCGCTTCGAACTTCTGTAACCAAAGCTTCCACCATACGTTTCATGTTTCTAATAAATGCAGAAGCTGTAAAAGTTCCTTTTTCAATATCTTTCAATTGTTTTTCCCAGGAACCCGTAAGTTCTGCTGATTTTATTAATTCATTCTGAATCGTATCAATCAACTGAATTCCCGTTTGGGTTGGCAAAACTTGTTTTTTATTTCGAACGATATACTGACGTTTAAAAAGCGTTTCAATAATATTGGCGCGCGTAGACGGACGACCGATTCCGTTTTCTTTCATCAATTCACGTAAATCTTCGTCATCAACCTGTTTTCCTGCGGTTTCCATTGCGCGAAGTAAGGTTGCTTCGGTAAAATGATTGGGCGGTTTGGTTTCTTTTTGAAGGAAAGACGGTTCATGCGGCCCTTTTTCGCCCACAACAAAACTCGGCAGTAAATCGGGTTCTTTTTCTTTCGCATTCGGATCTTCAAAAACTACTCTAAAACCTTTTTTCAGAATTTCTTTTCCTGTTGCTTTAAAGGTTACATCGGCTGCTTTTCCAATTACTGTAGTGTTGGCAACCAGACAATCATCATAAAAAACAGCTATAAAACGTTTTACAACAATATCATAAACCTGCTGTTGATTGTAGGGCAGATTGATTTCGATTCCGGTTGGAATAATTGCGTGGTGATCGGTTACTTTTTTATCATTAAAAACCTTTGGCGATTTTTTGATTTTCTTGCCTAAAAGCGGTTCTGTTAAATGACTATAATTCGTTAGTTTTTGCAGAATTCCCGGTACTTTCGGGTAAATATCACCCGGAAGAAAAGTCGTATCAACTCTAGGATAAGTTATCACTTTTTGCTCATATAAACTCTGTGCAATTTTAAGCGTTTCTTCTGCTGAAAATCCAAATTTTTGATTGCAATATACCTGTAAACCCGTTAAATCAAATAGTTTTGGTGCGTATTCGTTTCCATTTTTTTTATCGACAGAAACAATTTCGAAATCACTTTCTTTGACTTTTTCAGCGAGAATTTCTCCATCTTCTTTTTTAAGGAAACGACCTTCTTCATAACTAAAAAGTGTTTCTCTGTATAAAGTCTGCAATTCCCAATAAGGCTGAGGTTTAAAGTTTTCGATTTCTTTAAAACGATCCACCACCATTGCCAAAGTAGGAGTCTGTACACGGCCAATAGACAAAACTTGTTTGTAACCGCCATGTTTTACGGTGTATAGACGTGTGGCGTTCATTCCGAGAAGCCAGTCGCCAATCGCTCTCGAAAATCCGGCGTAGAATAAATTATCGTAGTTTTCAGAAGGCTTGAGATTGTCAAAACCTTCTTTTATGGCTTCGGTAGTTAGAGACGAAATCCAC from the Flavobacterium sp. genome contains:
- a CDS encoding DNA topoisomerase 3; translated protein: MKVCIAEKPSVAREIASVLGANTKHDGYYEGNGYAVTYTFGHLCTLKEPNDYKPHWKSWDLNNLPMLPEKFETKVVQNSGIQKQFKIIKTLFDKAELVINCGDAGQEGELIQRWVMNEAHYKGEIKRLWISSLTTEAIKEGFDNLKPSENYDNLFYAGFSRAIGDWLLGMNATRLYTVKHGGYKQVLSIGRVQTPTLAMVVDRFKEIENFKPQPYWELQTLYRETLFSYEEGRFLKKEDGEILAEKVKESDFEIVSVDKKNGNEYAPKLFDLTGLQVYCNQKFGFSAEETLKIAQSLYEQKVITYPRVDTTFLPGDIYPKVPGILQKLTNYSHLTEPLLGKKIKKSPKVFNDKKVTDHHAIIPTGIEINLPYNQQQVYDIVVKRFIAVFYDDCLVANTTVIGKAADVTFKATGKEILKKGFRVVFEDPNAKEKEPDLLPSFVVGEKGPHEPSFLQKETKPPNHFTEATLLRAMETAGKQVDDEDLRELMKENGIGRPSTRANIIETLFKRQYIVRNKKQVLPTQTGIQLIDTIQNELIKSAELTGSWEKQLKDIEKGTFTASAFIRNMKRMVEALVTEVRSETRHANISHAATIQKPVAKTEKKKADGISAETCPKCQKGNLIKGKSAFGCSEYKSGCDFVLPFVFADKKITESQYLRLLQKGSTVNIKGFKTESGTVEGLIRFEENYKLKLEPKKTDKKAEPKEKSNSLVCPKCKKGTILKGKTAYGCSEYKSGCDFKVTFDEVRNQLKDLKPTKELVYEILEKSV
- a CDS encoding DUF6265 family protein: MFQKITLLALVLAVVSCQKKESVEKDKIKLADWLIGNWQNESPDGILTENWEKLNDSTFNAYSYFIKGKDTLHFETIVLAQKGETLTYFATVKGQNEDKAVAFPSTAETDKQLVFENAKHDYPQKITYTKGTNNTLIAEISGKLNGKQSSEKFVMTKK